One genomic region from Betaproteobacteria bacterium encodes:
- a CDS encoding EAL domain-containing protein: protein MMIQKLDLVLARLGVSQRSDAINLIAVAIALVIAGAVLTFFEMRSLRISLHDDLQAQAQIVGDNAQAALAFGDRKNATEILSALRASPTVIDAIIYDNREQPFAVYQRQPSAGHASTHPLTGQEHFSLDHIDVVHPVQYSEGELGSVQVRGSLRLVYSRLAGFIGTTAVTGLLAMGVAYLLISGLRTAVRRAEEQLTYLAHYDPVTNLLNRHTFNERLDFALARAKRFHSSVGLLLLDLDNFKSVNDSQGHQAGDALLHSVGERLTKVLRRADAVCRLGGDEFAVILENPADKQAANLVAKALVDKLGKPYVIESREVYSTVSCGIAFYPDHASDAPSLVRNADTAMYHAKDAGRNCFQVFKEEMNQSTMRRLNIENSLRKALQNGEFRLSFQPKVNVQQNRVVGAEALLRWENPELGKVSPAEFIPIAEESNLIISIGEWVLREACHQAMVWEQQGLGALTVSVNLSARQFEDNHLLKRVLSSLRESGLPPDRLELELTESILMENVESHIRVLNELFSIGVKLSIDDFGTGYSFMGYLKRFPIDTLKIDRTFIRGLPQDKEDAAITQAIIVLAHALGLAVVAEGAETIEQKNFLRQYGCDIIQGYVFSPPLPVEAFAQWVRKKGIAPAGDDGDEEALSQLELG from the coding sequence ATGATGATCCAAAAACTCGATCTGGTCCTAGCCAGGCTGGGGGTAAGTCAGCGTTCCGATGCGATCAATCTCATCGCGGTGGCAATTGCTCTGGTGATCGCGGGTGCGGTCCTCACGTTTTTCGAGATGCGGTCGCTCAGGATATCGCTGCACGACGATCTTCAAGCACAAGCCCAAATCGTCGGAGACAACGCTCAGGCAGCGCTTGCCTTTGGAGACCGTAAGAACGCAACCGAGATCCTATCCGCCCTGCGTGCATCGCCGACGGTCATCGACGCGATTATCTACGACAACCGGGAGCAGCCGTTCGCGGTGTACCAGCGCCAGCCCTCTGCTGGCCACGCTTCCACGCATCCGCTCACGGGTCAAGAGCACTTCTCGCTGGACCACATCGATGTAGTGCATCCCGTCCAATACAGCGAAGGGGAGCTTGGGTCAGTGCAGGTCCGCGGCAGCTTGCGGCTGGTCTACTCTCGTCTCGCGGGATTCATTGGCACAACGGCAGTGACCGGCTTGCTGGCGATGGGCGTCGCCTACTTGCTGATATCGGGCCTGCGCACCGCCGTCCGGCGGGCAGAGGAACAGCTCACCTACTTGGCCCATTACGATCCAGTCACCAATCTGCTCAACCGGCACACCTTCAACGAGCGCCTGGACTTCGCCCTCGCGCGCGCAAAACGTTTTCATAGCAGCGTCGGCTTACTGTTACTCGATTTGGACAACTTCAAGTCGGTCAACGACAGCCAGGGCCACCAAGCCGGAGACGCGCTGCTGCACTCGGTAGGCGAGCGACTGACCAAGGTCCTGCGGCGCGCCGACGCGGTCTGCCGATTGGGCGGTGACGAGTTTGCCGTGATCCTGGAGAATCCCGCGGACAAGCAGGCAGCCAACTTGGTGGCAAAAGCGCTGGTCGACAAGCTCGGCAAGCCGTACGTCATCGAATCGCGTGAGGTCTATTCCACGGTCAGCTGTGGAATCGCCTTTTATCCGGATCACGCCAGCGATGCGCCCAGCCTTGTCCGCAATGCCGACACGGCGATGTACCACGCCAAGGACGCGGGCCGGAACTGTTTTCAGGTCTTCAAAGAGGAGATGAACCAGAGCACGATGCGGCGTCTTAACATCGAGAATAGCTTGCGCAAAGCGTTGCAGAATGGGGAGTTCCGGCTTAGCTTTCAGCCCAAGGTGAACGTCCAGCAAAACCGCGTTGTCGGCGCCGAAGCGCTGCTGCGCTGGGAGAATCCAGAGTTGGGTAAGGTGAGCCCTGCGGAATTCATACCGATTGCGGAAGAAAGCAATCTCATCATCTCCATCGGCGAGTGGGTGCTGCGCGAGGCGTGCCACCAGGCGATGGTCTGGGAACAGCAGGGATTGGGCGCTCTGACTGTATCGGTCAACCTCTCGGCGCGCCAGTTCGAGGACAATCACCTGCTGAAACGGGTGCTCTCCAGTTTGCGCGAGAGCGGCTTGCCACCCGATCGGCTCGAGCTCGAACTGACGGAAAGCATACTGATGGAGAATGTCGAATCGCACATCCGCGTTCTGAACGAGCTCTTCTCAATCGGAGTGAAACTGTCGATCGACGACTTCGGGACGGGTTACTCATTCATGGGCTACCTGAAGCGCTTTCCAATTGACACGCTCAAAATCGATCGCACGTTCATACGCGGTCTTCCACAGGACAAAGAAGACGCCGCCATCACCCAGGCTATCATCGTGCTGGCTCACGCGCTGGGACTGGCAGTCGTGGCGGAAGGAGCCGAAACCATCGAGCAGAAGAACTTCCTCCGTCAATACGGCTGCGACATCATTCAGGGGTACGTTTTTAGCCCGCCACTGCCCGTGGAAGCGTTTGCTCAATGGGTCCGCAAGAAGGGAATTGCGCCGGCCGGCGATGACGGCGACGAAGAAGCGTTATCTCAGTTGGAACTGGGTTAA
- a CDS encoding YfiR family protein — protein MTRAWEPLLLGIVIALMISASGPARSQVAPEDALKVALIYNFALFVEWPQESEHRSDPLFYICLTGEDALGASIAALEHKTIRGRKIGIRRLKGPGLPDTCDLLFVSSSEKRRLAGIAVTLQGKSVLTISDAEGAARDGMIIGLDVANQKMVFDINPHAASRQSLSISSKLLRLSRSVLGK, from the coding sequence ATGACGCGCGCTTGGGAACCGCTGCTGCTGGGGATCGTGATTGCGCTGATGATTTCGGCGTCCGGCCCTGCTCGCTCGCAAGTGGCCCCCGAAGACGCTCTTAAGGTGGCGCTCATCTACAACTTCGCCCTGTTCGTGGAATGGCCTCAAGAGAGCGAACACAGAAGTGATCCGCTCTTCTATATCTGCTTGACGGGAGAGGACGCATTGGGCGCCAGCATCGCTGCGCTCGAGCACAAGACCATACGTGGCAGGAAGATCGGAATACGGCGGCTCAAGGGACCGGGTCTCCCCGATACCTGCGACCTGTTGTTCGTGTCCAGTTCGGAGAAGCGTCGTCTGGCCGGGATTGCGGTCACCCTCCAGGGAAAATCCGTCCTCACCATCTCCGATGCGGAAGGGGCGGCGCGCGATGGCATGATTATCGGGCTGGACGTGGCCAATCAGAAAATGGTGTTCGATATCAACCCACACGCGGCAAGCCGGCAGAGTCTATCCATCAGCTCCAAGCTCCTGAGGCTGTCACGATCGGTCCTCGGAAAATGA
- a CDS encoding TonB-dependent receptor has product MAFALWNGVTLAAGPVSEAQSADKLVELPLEQLLDVQVYAASKFLQKASDAPSAVTVITASEIEAYGYRSLADVLKSIRGLYVSNDRNYSYLGVRGFSRPGDYNTRVLLLLDGYRINDNVFDQAVIGYEFPIDVDLIDRVEFIPGPGSSMYGSNAFLGVINVVTKHGHDYAATEIKGEVASAETVSGRATYGRQWGGDHELLLSASGLNSEGRDLFFPEFNSPATNNGVAQGLDYERAQFFLGKFSASGLSFGVLHHERTKGIPTGSFGQLFNDPRSQTVDGRNSLSLAYDTAWSSTELSARASYTDWHYRGDYVLDYPPVTVNQDRVRGRWWDGEIKLTSSPLNGHRLVTGVEYQQDLEQTQMNFDDSPRVVYLDNHHHDYRYGVYAQDEISVAQKLLFNAGLRYDYYSTGLDSVNPRLAAIFKPRDTTSLKLLYGTAFRAPNAYELYYGTTTTSGFKTNPNLEPETIATYEFVAEERLPGGFRLTGSAFHYDIRNLISLTTDPVDGLLVFINLEHVRVNGIEFEAEKIWASEAKLRASLTWQRAVDSEGSETAERMTNSPSLLAKLNFMTPLWRDFFQLGLESQYVSNRRTLRGENTGAYAIFNATLLTRKLAPGLVVSASVYNLFDKAYADPASEEHVQNVIVQDGRIYRLSASYRF; this is encoded by the coding sequence GTGGCATTCGCACTGTGGAACGGCGTTACCCTGGCGGCCGGTCCAGTTTCAGAGGCGCAGTCCGCCGATAAGCTCGTTGAACTGCCTCTGGAACAGCTCCTGGATGTGCAGGTCTATGCAGCGTCCAAGTTCCTGCAAAAGGCCTCGGATGCGCCCTCGGCCGTGACCGTGATCACGGCCAGCGAGATCGAAGCCTACGGCTACCGCTCGCTCGCGGACGTCCTGAAGAGCATCCGTGGCCTGTATGTGTCCAATGATCGCAATTACAGCTATCTAGGCGTGCGCGGCTTCTCCCGACCCGGCGACTACAACACGCGAGTTCTGCTGCTCCTGGACGGCTACCGTATCAACGACAACGTCTTCGACCAGGCGGTCATCGGCTACGAGTTTCCCATCGACGTGGATCTCATTGACCGCGTCGAGTTCATCCCCGGGCCGGGCTCCTCGATGTATGGCAGCAACGCCTTTCTCGGCGTCATCAACGTCGTCACCAAGCACGGCCATGACTACGCCGCGACCGAGATCAAGGGCGAAGTCGCCAGCGCCGAGACCGTGAGCGGACGAGCGACCTACGGCCGCCAGTGGGGCGGCGACCACGAACTGCTGCTGTCCGCCTCCGGTCTGAACAGCGAAGGCCGCGACCTGTTCTTCCCGGAGTTCAACTCACCCGCCACCAACAATGGCGTAGCCCAGGGTCTCGATTACGAGCGGGCGCAGTTCTTCCTGGGCAAGTTCAGCGCTTCGGGCTTGAGCTTCGGGGTCCTCCATCACGAGCGCACGAAGGGTATCCCCACCGGTTCCTTCGGACAACTCTTCAACGACCCGCGCAGCCAGACGGTGGACGGGCGCAACTCCCTTAGCCTGGCCTACGACACCGCCTGGTCAAGTACTGAGCTCTCCGCGCGCGCGAGCTATACGGACTGGCACTATCGTGGCGACTACGTACTCGACTATCCGCCGGTCACTGTAAACCAGGATCGCGTCAGGGGCCGCTGGTGGGATGGCGAGATCAAACTCACGAGCAGTCCGCTCAACGGACACCGCCTGGTAACCGGCGTCGAATACCAGCAGGATCTCGAGCAGACACAAATGAACTTCGACGACAGCCCCCGTGTGGTTTATCTGGACAATCATCACCACGACTATCGCTATGGGGTCTATGCTCAGGACGAGATCAGCGTTGCGCAGAAGCTGCTCTTCAATGCCGGACTGCGCTACGACTACTACTCGACCGGCCTGGACTCCGTCAATCCGCGCCTGGCCGCCATTTTCAAGCCACGGGACACGACCTCGCTCAAATTGCTCTATGGCACGGCCTTCCGTGCTCCCAACGCCTACGAACTCTACTACGGGACAACGACCACTTCGGGCTTCAAGACCAATCCCAATCTGGAGCCGGAAACCATCGCGACCTATGAGTTCGTCGCCGAGGAACGGCTGCCCGGAGGTTTCCGGCTGACCGGGTCGGCTTTCCACTACGACATCAGAAACCTCATCAGCCTGACGACTGATCCCGTCGATGGCCTCCTCGTATTCATCAACCTCGAGCACGTCAGGGTCAATGGCATCGAGTTCGAAGCGGAGAAGATCTGGGCCAGCGAGGCCAAGCTAAGGGCCAGCTTGACGTGGCAACGCGCAGTCGATTCCGAGGGAAGCGAAACGGCGGAGCGTATGACAAACTCTCCCAGTCTTCTGGCCAAACTGAACTTCATGACCCCGCTGTGGCGGGATTTCTTCCAGCTCGGATTGGAATCGCAGTACGTCAGCAATCGGCGCACGCTGCGCGGCGAAAACACCGGCGCGTATGCGATATTCAACGCCACGCTCCTGACTCGAAAGCTCGCTCCGGGGTTAGTAGTCTCGGCCAGCGTGTACAACCTCTTCGACAAGGCGTACGCCGACCCGGCGTCCGAGGAGCACGTGCAGAACGTCATCGTGCAGGATGGTCGCATCTATCGACTGTCGGCTAGCTATCGGTTTTAG
- a CDS encoding FMN-binding negative transcriptional regulator produces MYLPSHFEETRAEVLHELIRSHPLGALVTFGSDGLNANHVPFEIDPAPAPFGTLRAHVARANPVWREFSKEVESLVIFQGPQIYITPSWYQTKRETGKVVPTFNYIVVHAYGAMRVIEDADWLRKFVGGLTARFEAARAQPWAISDAPEEFVAMQLRAIVGIEIAVTRLVGKWKTSQNRPAADQQGVVAGLRESDDAVAQAMADAVERNWKA; encoded by the coding sequence ATGTATCTGCCTTCCCACTTCGAAGAAACCCGCGCCGAAGTTTTGCACGAACTGATCCGCAGCCATCCGCTGGGTGCGCTGGTTACGTTCGGCTCCGATGGGCTGAACGCAAACCATGTTCCCTTTGAGATCGACCCCGCGCCCGCGCCGTTCGGTACATTGCGCGCTCACGTAGCGCGGGCGAATCCGGTGTGGCGCGAGTTCTCGAAGGAAGTCGAATCGCTGGTGATTTTTCAGGGGCCGCAAATCTACATCACGCCGTCCTGGTACCAGACCAAAAGGGAAACCGGGAAAGTGGTGCCGACTTTCAACTACATCGTGGTGCATGCCTACGGCGCCATGCGTGTCATCGAGGACGCCGACTGGTTGCGCAAGTTTGTCGGTGGATTGACCGCTCGTTTCGAGGCGGCCCGTGCACAGCCGTGGGCTATCAGCGATGCGCCGGAGGAATTCGTCGCCATGCAGTTGCGTGCAATCGTCGGGATCGAAATTGCCGTTACCCGGCTGGTCGGAAAATGGAAGACCAGCCAGAATCGGCCGGCGGCGGATCAACAAGGCGTCGTGGCGGGATTGCGCGAATCGGACGATGCGGTTGCGCAGGCGATGGCTGACGCGGTCGAACGCAACTGGAAGGCCTAG
- a CDS encoding flagellar protein FlgN encodes MMQTPARSGSNAGSFAKAVAEELVTMQSFVTLLEQERGALGEGKADTLPGLAAEKTTLMEILSRCAEQRARLLGVAGVSGTAAGIRQLLGSDPDAQEIWSNLLDVARRAAELNAGNGFLVNQRLAHVDRAIDAISGPRTSLYSTSGITNYGSGASRRLAQG; translated from the coding sequence ATGATGCAGACCCCGGCGCGATCAGGCTCCAATGCTGGCAGTTTCGCCAAGGCCGTTGCGGAAGAACTCGTTACGATGCAATCGTTCGTGACGCTGCTCGAGCAGGAACGCGGCGCGCTCGGTGAAGGCAAGGCCGACACGCTCCCCGGGCTGGCCGCGGAAAAAACCACCCTCATGGAAATTCTTTCGCGTTGTGCCGAACAGCGTGCGCGCCTGCTCGGCGTCGCCGGTGTATCGGGGACCGCGGCGGGCATACGGCAACTTCTCGGCTCCGATCCCGACGCACAGGAAATCTGGAGCAACCTGCTCGACGTGGCGCGGCGCGCTGCCGAACTGAACGCCGGAAACGGATTTCTGGTCAACCAGCGCCTTGCGCATGTCGATCGCGCGATCGACGCGATCAGCGGCCCCCGCACCTCGCTTTACAGCACGAGCGGCATCACCAATTATGGCTCCGGTGCTTCGCGCCGCCTGGCTCAAGGCTGA
- the flgM gene encoding flagellar biosynthesis anti-sigma factor FlgM, with protein MKIDNSFKSVGSIAGEGVTGKSGKTDSARPEPGVSVELSGLSSQLQALDAQVSSGEVVDAARVAEIKQAISEGRFKVNPDVVADRLLQTVRDLIVAYKR; from the coding sequence ATGAAGATCGATAATTCATTCAAGTCCGTGGGGAGCATCGCCGGTGAAGGTGTCACCGGCAAGAGCGGCAAGACGGATTCGGCCAGGCCCGAGCCTGGCGTCAGCGTCGAACTCAGCGGCCTGTCCTCCCAGTTGCAGGCACTGGACGCGCAAGTATCCAGCGGCGAAGTCGTCGATGCGGCCCGCGTAGCGGAGATCAAGCAGGCCATCTCGGAGGGCCGTTTCAAGGTCAATCCGGACGTCGTGGCGGACCGTCTGCTGCAGACCGTCCGGGACCTGATCGTCGCTTACAAGCGATAA
- the flgA gene encoding flagellar basal body P-ring formation protein FlgA has product MELKRTGLLTTMLVVVSLHAAELRQDPAQINNAAESFLKRETEGLPGQVTIEVGKIDTRVSLSACTRLQTFFPAGSRAWGQTTVGVRCAIPSAWTIYVPASVKVSASYLIAARPLALGQEIAAGDFSVQQGDLTQLPAGVLTDASQAMGRRLANSVRAGQPLRRDAVHEPPAIVQGQLVALIVNGRGFRISSEGHSLGKAPEGERVQVKTLTGAVVSGIVRPGPIVEVVK; this is encoded by the coding sequence ATGGAGTTGAAGCGAACCGGATTGCTGACGACGATGCTAGTGGTGGTCTCGCTGCACGCAGCCGAGTTGCGTCAGGATCCCGCGCAGATCAACAATGCAGCGGAAAGTTTCCTGAAGCGGGAAACCGAAGGTCTGCCCGGCCAGGTCACCATCGAAGTCGGAAAGATCGACACGCGAGTTTCGTTGTCGGCATGCACGCGGTTGCAGACTTTTTTCCCGGCGGGCAGCCGGGCGTGGGGACAAACCACCGTCGGCGTGCGTTGTGCAATTCCTTCCGCCTGGACGATCTACGTGCCGGCCAGCGTCAAAGTCTCCGCCAGTTATTTGATAGCCGCCCGGCCGCTCGCGCTCGGCCAGGAAATCGCCGCCGGCGATTTTTCGGTGCAACAGGGAGACCTCACGCAGCTACCCGCCGGTGTACTGACCGACGCCTCGCAAGCCATGGGCCGCCGTCTCGCCAACAGCGTGCGGGCGGGTCAGCCATTGCGCCGCGATGCGGTGCACGAACCGCCGGCCATCGTTCAGGGCCAATTGGTCGCCCTGATCGTGAATGGGCGCGGATTCAGGATCAGTTCGGAAGGCCATTCTCTGGGCAAGGCCCCCGAAGGTGAGCGCGTTCAGGTAAAAACCCTCACCGGCGCCGTCGTCAGCGGCATCGTGCGTCCCGGGCCGATCGTCGAAGTGGTCAAATAG
- the flgB gene encoding flagellar basal body rod protein FlgB, whose amino-acid sequence MNKLDELLNFNHQALNLRSQRQQVLASNIANADTPGYKARDFDFKSALATAVAQPATTEASGGATPAPQPELLYRSVIQPSIDGNTVDMDVERAQFAENTVHYEANITMLTHQIRMMLAAIQG is encoded by the coding sequence ATGAACAAGCTCGACGAGTTGTTGAATTTCAATCACCAGGCGCTGAACCTGCGCTCGCAGCGCCAGCAGGTGCTGGCATCGAACATTGCGAATGCCGATACGCCGGGATACAAGGCGCGCGATTTCGATTTCAAGTCTGCGCTGGCCACGGCCGTGGCGCAGCCGGCGACGACGGAGGCTTCCGGCGGCGCGACACCAGCGCCCCAGCCCGAATTGTTGTATCGAAGCGTGATCCAGCCGTCCATCGACGGAAACACGGTGGACATGGACGTCGAGCGCGCCCAGTTCGCCGAGAACACGGTGCACTACGAAGCCAACATCACGATGTTGACGCATCAGATCCGCATGATGCTCGCGGCCATCCAGGGGTAG
- the flgC gene encoding flagellar basal body rod protein FlgC, whose protein sequence is MTSLLKIFDVAASAMTAQSQRLNVVASNLANADSASGPDGKAYKARQVVFSTQNMGSPENAGVRVTGVIEDPSPMKRLFEPNHPMADASGYVTMPNVNVVEEMVNMISASRAYQNNVEAMNTAKTLLAKTLTIGQ, encoded by the coding sequence ATGACTTCATTGTTGAAGATATTCGACGTCGCCGCTTCGGCGATGACGGCGCAGTCACAGCGGCTGAACGTAGTGGCCAGCAACCTGGCCAACGCGGACAGCGCCTCCGGTCCCGACGGCAAGGCTTACAAGGCCAGGCAGGTCGTGTTCTCCACGCAGAACATGGGCAGCCCGGAAAACGCCGGGGTACGCGTCACCGGCGTGATCGAGGACCCCTCGCCGATGAAACGACTCTTCGAACCGAATCATCCAATGGCCGACGCCAGCGGATACGTGACCATGCCCAACGTCAATGTCGTCGAGGAAATGGTGAACATGATCTCGGCTTCGCGCGCGTACCAGAACAACGTCGAAGCCATGAACACCGCCAAGACACTGCTGGCGAAAACGCTGACCATCGGCCAGTAA
- a CDS encoding flagellar hook assembly protein FlgD has translation MTTIAELQSTLGASTAKASTSSAADAQDRFLKLLVTQMQNQDPLNPMDNAQVTTQLAQLNTVTGIEQLNKTLGQMAASSAAQQSLQAAMLVGREVLVAGNQISFSGQPVRFGVDLPQAVDGMTIDIADSKGNVVESFQTGAQPQGATTLEWDGLDASGTALPAGKYVVSAKASSGSAAVTATTLISGKVQSVGSAADGSIQLQLSGAGNVGIADIKRFL, from the coding sequence ATGACGACGATTGCAGAGCTGCAAAGCACACTGGGTGCATCGACGGCAAAGGCCTCGACGAGTTCCGCTGCCGATGCACAGGACCGCTTTCTCAAGCTGCTGGTGACGCAGATGCAGAACCAGGACCCGCTCAATCCGATGGACAATGCCCAGGTCACGACACAACTGGCGCAACTGAACACGGTGACCGGAATCGAGCAACTCAACAAGACGCTCGGGCAGATGGCCGCGTCCAGTGCTGCGCAGCAGTCGCTGCAGGCGGCGATGCTGGTCGGCCGTGAAGTGCTGGTGGCCGGCAATCAAATCAGTTTCAGCGGGCAGCCCGTGCGCTTCGGCGTAGACCTGCCGCAAGCCGTCGATGGCATGACGATCGATATCGCCGACAGCAAAGGCAATGTCGTGGAGAGTTTTCAGACCGGCGCACAACCGCAGGGCGCGACGACGTTGGAGTGGGATGGCCTGGATGCGTCCGGGACGGCGTTGCCCGCGGGCAAGTATGTCGTCTCGGCCAAGGCCAGTTCAGGCAGCGCGGCAGTGACCGCGACAACGCTTATCAGCGGAAAAGTGCAGTCGGTAGGCAGTGCCGCAGACGGCAGCATCCAGTTGCAGCTATCCGGCGCGGGCAATGTCGGCATCGCCGATATCAAACGATTCTTATAA
- the flgE gene encoding flagellar hook protein FlgE, protein MAFQQGLSGLNAASKGLDVIGNNIANSNTVGFKSSQAQFADVYANSLLGGGNAVGIGTQVATIAQQFSQGNVSSTSNPLDVAINGNGFFRMSDNGAITFSRNGQFQLDKAGFIVNAQGLSLTGYPVDANGLIVPSSPTPLQIPTGDIAPQVTTTMDATLNLDARLAQPVTATFDPADPTSYNNSTSLTLYDTLGNPHLLSMFFVKTATPNQWNTFATVDGTPAANVDLGGGAGVATPLDFSTGGVLTTAMPITATIDLAAVATDLGLVNGATTPLTFTMDFRGTSQFGSSFGVSSLAQNGYTSGRLAGLAVGQDGIIQGRYSNGQSRNIGQIVLANFNNPQGLKPLGNNQWAEASDSGPAAVGAPSTGSLGLLQASSVEESNVDLTAELVNMITMQRAYQANAQTIKTQDSILQTLVNLR, encoded by the coding sequence ATGGCATTTCAGCAGGGTCTGAGCGGTCTGAACGCGGCGTCCAAGGGATTGGACGTCATCGGCAACAACATCGCCAACTCGAACACGGTCGGCTTCAAGTCCTCGCAGGCGCAGTTCGCGGATGTGTACGCCAATTCGCTGCTGGGCGGGGGCAATGCGGTCGGCATCGGCACCCAGGTTGCCACGATTGCGCAGCAGTTTTCGCAGGGCAATGTCTCCTCAACGAGCAATCCGCTGGATGTCGCCATCAACGGCAACGGTTTTTTCCGCATGAGCGACAACGGCGCAATCACCTTCAGCCGCAACGGCCAGTTCCAGCTCGACAAGGCGGGCTTCATCGTCAACGCCCAGGGCCTGTCGCTGACCGGATATCCGGTGGATGCGAATGGCCTGATCGTGCCGTCTTCGCCGACTCCACTGCAAATCCCGACCGGAGACATTGCACCGCAGGTTACTACCACCATGGACGCCACGCTGAACCTGGACGCGCGTCTGGCGCAACCAGTCACCGCGACCTTCGATCCGGCGGATCCGACCAGCTACAACAATTCGACGTCCCTGACGCTGTACGACACTTTGGGCAATCCGCATCTGCTGTCGATGTTCTTCGTCAAGACTGCAACGCCCAATCAATGGAATACGTTTGCCACAGTGGACGGGACGCCGGCTGCGAACGTGGATCTCGGCGGTGGAGCCGGCGTGGCGACGCCGCTCGATTTCAGCACCGGCGGCGTCCTGACAACCGCGATGCCGATTACGGCGACCATCGATCTGGCTGCCGTCGCGACCGACCTCGGGCTGGTCAATGGCGCGACCACGCCGCTGACGTTCACGATGGATTTCCGCGGCACCTCGCAATTCGGCTCCAGCTTCGGCGTCAGCTCGCTGGCACAGAACGGCTATACCTCCGGTCGGTTGGCCGGACTCGCGGTCGGCCAGGACGGCATCATCCAGGGCCGTTACAGCAACGGCCAGTCGCGCAACATCGGCCAGATCGTACTGGCGAACTTCAACAATCCTCAAGGGCTGAAGCCGCTGGGTAACAACCAGTGGGCGGAAGCATCGGATTCGGGTCCGGCGGCGGTCGGCGCGCCGAGCACCGGTTCGCTGGGACTGTTGCAGGCCTCCTCGGTCGAAGAATCCAATGTCGACCTGACCGCCGAACTCGTCAACATGATCACGATGCAGCGCGCCTACCAGGCCAATGCGCAGACGATCAAGACGCAGGATTCAATATTGCAGACGCTCGTCAATCTCCGCTAA
- the flgF gene encoding flagellar basal-body rod protein FlgF — protein MDRLIYTAMTGAKHLLDQQAVVAHNLANANTTGFRAELSAFRVVPVIGDGLNTRAFVVDSTVGADLAPGVLQQTGRPLDIAVQGGGFIAVQTADGGEAYTRAGDLQVSVNGQLQTRNGNAVLGDGGPIAIPPDSTLTIASDGTISMVPTIGVPNAVATVGRIKLVNPSESEIVRGGDGLFRMKSGNPAEPDASVALAPGVLEGSNVNVVEAMVSLIENARQFDMQMKMLQNAESNASQAMTVLTAR, from the coding sequence ATGGATCGACTCATCTACACGGCAATGACCGGCGCCAAGCACCTGCTCGATCAGCAGGCGGTGGTGGCGCACAACCTGGCCAATGCCAACACCACGGGGTTCCGCGCCGAGTTGAGCGCGTTTCGTGTCGTCCCCGTGATTGGAGACGGGTTGAACACGCGTGCCTTCGTAGTGGACTCGACAGTTGGTGCGGATCTGGCGCCGGGCGTGCTACAGCAGACTGGTCGCCCGCTCGACATCGCGGTTCAGGGTGGGGGATTCATTGCGGTGCAGACCGCGGATGGCGGCGAGGCCTATACGCGAGCCGGTGATCTCCAGGTCAGCGTAAATGGACAACTGCAGACCCGCAATGGCAATGCGGTGCTCGGGGATGGGGGGCCGATCGCGATCCCGCCTGACTCGACGCTGACGATCGCATCCGATGGCACGATCTCCATGGTGCCGACGATCGGCGTACCCAATGCGGTGGCCACCGTCGGCCGGATCAAACTGGTCAATCCCTCCGAAAGCGAAATCGTGCGTGGCGGCGACGGCTTGTTCCGCATGAAGAGCGGGAACCCCGCCGAACCCGATGCCAGCGTTGCGCTGGCGCCCGGCGTCCTGGAAGGAAGCAACGTCAACGTGGTCGAGGCCATGGTCAGCCTGATCGAGAACGCCCGCCAGTTCGACATGCAGATGAAGATGCTGCAGAACGCGGAGAGCAATGCCTCGCAGGCCATGACGGTTCTGACGGCAAGATGA